In Paenarthrobacter sp. GOM3, a single window of DNA contains:
- a CDS encoding ATP-binding protein, with protein MLPDPWLDEETVTAGLRPSPIPDRTQLLDIILSSVPSPSTNGIVVAGDRGSGKTHLLLSVKAGLPETMDVRTFAGKPELKTIRYGALGAFEADGGDSVPPGLHVLRALTSSLGPAEHLYTPPPGRRRNRKQARPPLVLLVDDIHYIDPASLAVLLQLIPGFGATLVATADSRRPLPQDLYQLWEDGFLEQYFLPPFTFSEAHALCEAVLGGQVQRRASSLLSAMSGFNAGLLYLAIEDARSARLLVQREGFWTINVRAHCEWPRVVDHVRTENAARTSEERQALELVALAEPVGLDVVERHFGQRAVEHLLAMQYIRMLAGSPPLLRTSSWLRGEATRLSVPRSRSLALRLGIEEPALTRESAPTLLRWMTWTLDCGLTLSDELLLAAAPAADKPSTAELAMRAAAAVTGPGHRDEARLLRARALLAEGQLREAAPELRELAEGGESAAVQSDATHHLMALDLLGAVPVHGPAAVDAAEPWSLITGNVRDAEWLLLAGAAPEALERSVAAMAALDADPALAMFRPAVLLRHVMCLRYNLAWDNIDALLECPTPYALPANLALCMDVARGYAQLSQGLARAARSTLRPVLAELSDAGLPPVLSLAAALLAYSEALCGNTEAALERAEQSGAALTGHDPEALLPRLSALYVAAARDCVSGRDHASGQPAHLLQLAGESHREGAFLIEAEAFSLMTLDPNSTAVDDLEIRRQLAEAAAALHGAAGASLGTFATALMGDEPKLFEAAGRSLSADRLFAHAAMSYLRAARGYEAKTRSAASRRATMLVNRLLIAFDNGVVPPLGWVPGRAGS; from the coding sequence ATGCTGCCGGATCCTTGGCTGGACGAAGAGACCGTCACAGCCGGACTGCGGCCATCGCCCATCCCGGACCGGACACAATTGCTGGACATCATTCTTTCCTCAGTACCCTCACCATCAACCAACGGGATCGTGGTTGCAGGCGACAGGGGCTCGGGAAAGACCCACCTGCTGCTCTCCGTCAAGGCAGGACTACCCGAGACCATGGATGTCCGTACTTTTGCGGGCAAGCCGGAATTGAAGACCATCCGGTATGGCGCATTGGGGGCCTTCGAAGCCGACGGCGGCGATTCCGTTCCGCCGGGCCTGCACGTCCTCCGGGCCCTCACCAGTTCGCTGGGGCCGGCCGAGCACCTGTACACCCCTCCTCCCGGACGACGCCGGAACAGGAAGCAGGCAAGGCCACCGTTGGTCCTGCTGGTGGACGACATCCACTACATCGACCCGGCGTCGTTGGCGGTCCTGTTGCAGCTCATTCCGGGCTTCGGGGCCACCTTGGTTGCAACCGCCGACAGCCGCCGTCCGCTGCCCCAGGATCTCTACCAGCTCTGGGAGGACGGCTTCCTGGAGCAGTACTTCCTCCCCCCTTTCACATTCAGCGAAGCGCATGCCCTCTGCGAGGCGGTACTCGGCGGGCAGGTCCAGCGACGGGCCAGCAGCCTGCTCTCAGCCATGAGTGGCTTCAACGCGGGGCTGCTCTACCTGGCGATCGAAGACGCCCGAAGCGCCCGATTACTGGTGCAGCGGGAGGGCTTCTGGACCATCAACGTCCGCGCACACTGCGAGTGGCCTCGGGTTGTTGACCATGTCCGCACGGAAAATGCCGCGAGGACTTCCGAAGAACGGCAGGCCCTGGAACTCGTTGCGCTCGCCGAACCGGTGGGCCTGGACGTCGTGGAGCGGCACTTTGGCCAACGCGCCGTGGAACACCTCCTCGCGATGCAGTACATCAGGATGCTGGCCGGCAGCCCCCCGCTGCTCCGCACAAGTTCGTGGTTGCGTGGTGAGGCGACCCGCCTGTCGGTTCCCCGGTCCCGGAGCCTGGCGTTGCGCCTGGGAATCGAGGAGCCGGCGCTCACCAGGGAATCCGCCCCCACCCTGCTGCGGTGGATGACGTGGACGCTGGACTGTGGACTGACCCTTTCGGATGAACTGCTCCTGGCTGCGGCGCCTGCTGCTGATAAGCCGTCGACGGCGGAACTTGCCATGCGGGCTGCGGCGGCTGTGACGGGGCCCGGGCACCGCGACGAAGCGAGGCTCCTGAGGGCCAGGGCGCTGCTCGCCGAGGGCCAGCTTCGCGAGGCCGCTCCCGAACTTCGTGAACTGGCTGAAGGCGGGGAGTCGGCGGCCGTGCAGTCCGACGCCACGCACCACCTCATGGCACTGGACCTCCTGGGGGCCGTTCCGGTCCACGGGCCGGCTGCCGTGGACGCCGCGGAACCGTGGTCCCTGATCACCGGCAACGTCCGGGACGCCGAATGGCTCTTGCTCGCCGGAGCCGCGCCGGAGGCACTTGAACGGTCCGTCGCTGCGATGGCGGCACTCGACGCGGACCCGGCCTTGGCGATGTTCCGGCCCGCAGTTCTGCTCCGCCACGTCATGTGCCTGCGGTACAACCTGGCGTGGGACAACATCGACGCACTCCTGGAGTGCCCCACCCCCTACGCCCTGCCGGCAAACTTGGCTTTGTGCATGGACGTGGCCCGTGGATACGCGCAGCTGAGCCAGGGCCTTGCCCGTGCAGCGCGAAGCACCTTGAGGCCAGTGCTGGCAGAATTGTCCGACGCCGGCCTGCCGCCGGTACTCTCGCTGGCCGCCGCGTTGCTGGCCTACTCAGAGGCCCTGTGCGGCAATACAGAGGCGGCCTTGGAACGGGCCGAGCAAAGCGGGGCTGCACTTACCGGGCACGACCCCGAGGCGTTGCTGCCCCGGCTCAGCGCGCTCTACGTCGCTGCGGCCCGGGATTGCGTCTCAGGGCGGGATCACGCCTCCGGCCAGCCAGCGCACTTGCTCCAGCTCGCAGGAGAGAGCCACCGCGAGGGGGCCTTTTTGATCGAAGCCGAGGCGTTCTCCCTCATGACGCTGGACCCAAACAGTACCGCCGTCGACGATCTGGAAATCCGGCGGCAGCTGGCCGAGGCAGCCGCGGCCCTCCATGGGGCGGCGGGTGCCTCGCTGGGGACGTTTGCCACAGCGTTGATGGGTGACGAGCCCAAGTTGTTTGAGGCAGCGGGCCGGAGCCTATCGGCCGATCGCCTGTTTGCCCACGCCGCCATGAGCTACTTGCGGGCCGCGCGCGGCTACGAGGCAAAGACCCGAAGTGCGGCCAGCCGCCGCGCCACGATGCTGGTCAACAGGTTGCTCATTGCTTTTGACAACGGTGTTGTTCCGCCGCTGGGGTGGGTACCGGGGAGGGCCGGCAGCTGA
- a CDS encoding cysteine desulfurase, with protein MTAVSTPASLLRSVPAMDNAEVLRIRNDFPVLDQLVNGKPLIYLDSGATSQNPLSVIEAEQEYYEQRNAAVHRGAHHLAVEATEVFEDARQTVADFIGANYEETVWTSNATEGLNLVSYALSNATLWAARGRGGSALKELAIGPGDEIVVTEMEHHANLIPWQELAFRTGATLKYIPITDDGALRLDVAAEIVGERTKVLAFSHASNVLGTINPVAELVALARRVGALAVLDACQSVPHMAVDVKALDVDFAVFSGHKMLAPTGVGVLYGKQELLDVLPPFLTGGSMITTVTMERAEYLPAPQRFEAGTQRISQAVALATAVNYLSETGIDRIHAWESTLGQRLVKGLESIDGIRVVGPASGAERIGLAAFDVAGVHAHDVGQFLDDRGIAVRVGHHCAQPLHRRLGLTATTRASTYLYNTTDDVDAFLDAVSGVRAYFQA; from the coding sequence TTGACTGCCGTATCAACCCCCGCCTCACTTCTACGGTCCGTGCCTGCCATGGACAATGCGGAGGTGTTGCGGATCCGGAACGACTTCCCGGTGCTGGATCAGTTGGTCAACGGCAAGCCTTTGATCTACCTCGATTCCGGGGCCACGTCGCAGAACCCGCTCAGCGTGATCGAGGCCGAGCAGGAGTACTACGAGCAACGCAATGCCGCCGTTCATCGTGGGGCGCACCACCTGGCTGTCGAAGCCACGGAAGTGTTCGAGGATGCCCGGCAGACTGTCGCGGACTTCATCGGCGCCAACTATGAAGAAACAGTGTGGACGTCCAACGCCACCGAAGGCCTCAACCTGGTCAGCTACGCCCTCTCCAACGCCACGTTGTGGGCAGCCCGGGGGCGTGGTGGTTCTGCCTTGAAGGAACTCGCCATTGGCCCTGGGGACGAGATCGTTGTCACCGAGATGGAGCACCACGCCAACCTGATCCCGTGGCAGGAACTCGCCTTCCGGACGGGCGCCACGCTCAAATACATCCCCATCACCGACGACGGCGCGCTCCGCCTGGATGTTGCGGCGGAAATCGTGGGGGAGCGGACCAAAGTGCTGGCGTTCTCGCATGCCTCCAACGTCCTGGGAACCATCAATCCTGTGGCGGAGCTCGTGGCCCTGGCTCGTCGCGTCGGTGCTTTGGCAGTCCTCGATGCCTGCCAGTCAGTGCCGCACATGGCAGTCGACGTTAAGGCTCTGGACGTCGACTTCGCTGTGTTTTCCGGTCACAAGATGCTGGCACCGACGGGCGTCGGCGTCCTGTACGGCAAGCAGGAACTCCTCGATGTCCTGCCGCCGTTCCTGACCGGAGGTTCCATGATCACCACGGTCACCATGGAACGGGCCGAGTACCTGCCCGCCCCGCAGCGGTTCGAAGCCGGAACCCAGCGCATCTCGCAGGCCGTGGCCCTGGCAACGGCCGTCAACTATCTCTCCGAAACCGGCATCGACCGTATCCACGCATGGGAATCGACTCTGGGCCAACGGCTGGTCAAGGGGCTCGAGAGCATCGACGGCATCCGCGTTGTGGGCCCTGCTTCCGGCGCTGAGCGCATTGGACTGGCCGCCTTCGACGTCGCCGGCGTGCACGCCCACGACGTCGGCCAGTTCCTTGACGATCGCGGAATCGCGGTTCGCGTTGGCCATCACTGCGCGCAGCCCCTCCACCGCCGCCTGGGCCTGACGGCCACCACCCGCGCAAGCACTTACCTCTACAACACCACGGACGACGTCGATGCTTTCCTTGACGCCGTTTCCGGAGTCCGGGCCTACTTCCAGGCCTGA
- the sufU gene encoding Fe-S cluster assembly sulfur transfer protein SufU, whose product MSLDQLYQQIILDHSKQRHGSGLAETPAPAGATTGQSHQLNPVCGDEVTLRLAVSDGTVQQISWDGAGCSISMASASVLSDMGEGMSVDELHSVIENFREVLRSRGKAQADPEILGDAAAFEGVARYAARVKCAMISWVAAEDALNQATTT is encoded by the coding sequence ATGAGTCTTGACCAGTTGTACCAACAGATCATCCTGGACCACTCCAAGCAACGGCACGGCAGCGGGCTCGCGGAAACTCCAGCTCCGGCCGGCGCCACCACCGGACAGTCGCATCAGCTGAACCCGGTCTGCGGGGACGAGGTCACGTTGCGGCTCGCGGTGTCGGACGGAACCGTTCAACAGATCAGTTGGGACGGCGCGGGTTGCTCCATCTCCATGGCCTCTGCTTCGGTGCTCAGCGACATGGGTGAGGGCATGTCGGTAGATGAGCTGCACTCGGTGATCGAGAATTTCCGGGAAGTCCTCCGTTCGCGTGGAAAAGCCCAGGCCGACCCCGAGATCCTGGGCGATGCCGCCGCGTTTGAAGGCGTCGCCCGCTACGCGGCCCGCGTCAAGTGCGCCATGATCTCCTGGGTCGCGGCCGAGGACGCCCTCAACCAGGCCACCACCACCTAG
- the nhaA gene encoding Na+/H+ antiporter NhaA has translation MAQKPPAAPRQPSKVFARSSYPEYRRILSILRTETVGGALLLAATVVALIWANSPAADGYFALRDFKIGYEPWHLELSLGHWASDGLLAVFFFLAGLELKREFVAGELRKPARAVVPVAAAVGGVLVPALIYVLFNLSSPETLQGWAIPTATDIAFALAVLAVINTHLPAALRTFLLTLAVVDDLTAIGIIAFFYSTGLQPLMLVAALVPLGLFAFLVQKRIRNWYLLLPLALATWGFVHASGIHATVAGVLLGFAVPVLASGKKGEPAEGLAEHIEHKLRPFSAGFAVPVFAFFSAGVALGGLDGMGAALKDPVALGIVAALVVGKAVGVFGTTFLVTKTTRASLDSGIAWIDLFGLALLAGIGFTVSLLIGELSFGAGSAHNDHAKVAILAGSLISALLAAVVLKARNRRYRQVQADEERDDDGDGVPDVFART, from the coding sequence GTGGCCCAGAAACCCCCCGCAGCCCCCCGGCAGCCCAGCAAAGTCTTTGCCCGGTCCAGCTACCCCGAGTACCGCCGCATCCTTTCCATCCTCCGCACCGAAACCGTCGGCGGCGCCCTGCTCCTGGCAGCCACGGTGGTTGCGCTCATCTGGGCGAACTCCCCAGCAGCGGACGGCTACTTCGCCCTCCGCGACTTTAAGATCGGCTACGAACCCTGGCACCTTGAACTCAGCCTCGGCCACTGGGCCTCGGATGGGCTGCTGGCCGTGTTCTTCTTCCTCGCCGGCCTTGAGCTGAAGCGCGAATTCGTCGCCGGTGAACTCCGCAAACCGGCCCGGGCAGTGGTCCCGGTGGCAGCAGCTGTCGGTGGAGTGTTGGTCCCCGCCCTGATCTATGTCCTCTTCAACCTCAGCAGCCCGGAAACCCTCCAGGGCTGGGCGATTCCCACAGCCACTGACATTGCCTTCGCCTTGGCCGTCCTTGCTGTGATCAACACGCACCTCCCCGCGGCGCTACGCACATTCCTGCTGACACTGGCCGTGGTGGACGACCTCACCGCCATCGGCATCATCGCGTTCTTCTACTCAACAGGGCTTCAGCCGCTCATGCTGGTGGCGGCACTGGTTCCCCTTGGCCTGTTCGCGTTCCTCGTCCAGAAGCGGATCCGCAACTGGTACCTCCTGCTCCCCCTGGCCCTCGCCACCTGGGGATTCGTCCACGCCTCCGGTATCCATGCCACTGTGGCCGGAGTCCTGCTGGGCTTCGCCGTTCCCGTCCTTGCCAGCGGAAAGAAGGGGGAACCCGCCGAAGGCCTGGCCGAGCACATCGAACACAAGCTCAGGCCCTTCTCCGCAGGATTCGCGGTGCCTGTCTTTGCGTTCTTCTCCGCTGGCGTAGCCCTGGGCGGACTCGACGGGATGGGTGCGGCGCTTAAGGACCCCGTTGCCCTGGGCATCGTGGCGGCCCTGGTGGTGGGCAAGGCCGTGGGCGTCTTCGGAACCACGTTCCTGGTCACCAAGACCACGCGCGCCAGCCTGGACTCGGGCATTGCGTGGATCGACCTCTTCGGGCTCGCCCTGCTCGCCGGCATCGGGTTCACCGTCTCGCTCCTGATCGGCGAGCTGAGTTTCGGTGCCGGATCCGCGCACAACGACCACGCCAAGGTGGCCATCCTGGCAGGTTCCCTGATCTCGGCGCTGCTGGCCGCCGTCGTACTTAAGGCCCGCAACCGGCGGTACCGCCAGGTCCAGGCGGACGAAGAACGGGACGACGACGGCGACGGCGTGCCTGACGTCTTCGCCCGCACCTGA
- a CDS encoding SCO4848 family membrane protein — MEIPAILAVVLIVAGVWSLAVWPQFLKRVMKDPRARDAAGKATKFLTVHVVLVTISMVLGLATAAIGVAGLVA; from the coding sequence GTGGAGATTCCGGCGATCCTGGCCGTTGTCCTGATCGTTGCCGGCGTCTGGTCCTTGGCTGTCTGGCCGCAGTTCCTGAAGCGCGTCATGAAGGACCCCCGCGCCCGGGACGCTGCCGGCAAGGCAACCAAGTTCCTCACGGTCCACGTCGTGCTGGTCACCATCTCCATGGTGCTTGGCCTCGCCACGGCGGCCATTGGCGTCGCAGGCCTGGTCGCCTAA
- a CDS encoding DUF2505 domain-containing protein translates to MALSASTTLPHSVDRVAAVFIDEDFLRHTSELVGGSLESFTIEGDPAGAFNTTTVRTLPTTRLPDIARKFVGETLTVTQKEQWEAPAADGSRSSNIALKISGAPLDVTAVQRLVADGTSTRIELDGTVSSSVPFLGGKIADAAEPMVGKALNIQSQQAQAWLESH, encoded by the coding sequence ATGGCCCTGAGTGCATCCACCACCCTGCCGCACAGTGTCGACCGCGTAGCGGCCGTATTCATCGACGAGGATTTCCTGCGCCACACCAGTGAACTGGTTGGCGGCTCCCTGGAATCGTTCACCATCGAAGGCGACCCCGCAGGTGCGTTCAACACCACCACGGTCCGCACCCTGCCCACCACCCGCCTGCCGGACATTGCCCGCAAGTTCGTTGGCGAAACCCTGACGGTCACCCAGAAGGAACAGTGGGAAGCTCCTGCTGCTGACGGCTCACGCTCCAGCAACATCGCGCTGAAGATCTCCGGTGCTCCCCTTGACGTGACCGCCGTCCAGCGCCTGGTGGCCGACGGCACCAGCACGCGGATCGAACTCGATGGCACCGTGTCCTCTTCGGTGCCGTTCCTGGGCGGAAAGATCGCCGACGCCGCGGAGCCCATGGTGGGCAAGGCCCTGAACATCCAGTCGCAGCAGGCCCAGGCCTGGCTCGAAAGCCACTAG
- a CDS encoding SDR family oxidoreductase translates to MQPSEATHSNSPQQPRTVLVTGATGYIGGRLVPRLLEAGHRVKVLVRTPQKIADVPWHDDVEIVESSLSDSEGLADAFSGVEVLYYLVHSMASGSGFEAKEEAMARLVAGAAAEAGVDRIVYLGGLHPENTELSTHMRSRETVGKVFLESPVNAIVFQAGVVIGSGSASFEMIRHLADTLPVMPAPSWVNNRIEAIAVRDVLHYLVAAAALPEQLNRSFDIGSREVLKYKEMMNEYAVERGLPRRLVIALPVPAPKLAGLWVALVTPIPLSMSLPLVQSLQHDAVSREHDVDHYIPQPDGGLTPYRRAVALALGKERDGQVETTWANAGIDADPLPSDPNWAGYKVFLDERTFHSEAKPEHVWTIIEGIGGKNGWYSLPLAWRVRGWLDKLQGGAGLLRGRRHPKKLNTGEVVDWWRVEAIDRGHLLRLRAEMRAPGGAWLELGVEPDGDGSLYKQRAIFFPRGLAGRLYWLGVYPFHGFIFPSMARNISAAATTLQDAGQEQGSGVSTQTP, encoded by the coding sequence TTGCAACCTTCCGAAGCGACGCATTCCAATAGCCCCCAACAGCCCAGGACCGTGCTGGTCACGGGCGCCACCGGCTACATCGGCGGGCGGCTGGTTCCCCGGCTCCTCGAAGCGGGCCACCGGGTCAAAGTCCTGGTCCGTACGCCGCAGAAGATCGCGGACGTGCCGTGGCATGACGACGTCGAGATCGTGGAAAGCAGCCTGTCCGACTCCGAAGGTCTGGCCGACGCCTTCAGCGGTGTGGAGGTCCTGTATTACCTGGTGCATTCCATGGCCTCGGGCAGCGGTTTCGAAGCCAAGGAAGAAGCCATGGCGCGGCTCGTCGCTGGAGCAGCGGCGGAGGCTGGTGTGGACAGGATCGTGTACTTGGGCGGCCTGCACCCGGAGAACACGGAACTGTCCACCCACATGCGTTCGCGGGAGACCGTGGGCAAGGTGTTCCTCGAATCCCCGGTCAATGCGATCGTGTTCCAGGCCGGTGTGGTGATCGGTTCGGGGTCCGCCTCTTTTGAAATGATCCGGCACCTCGCCGACACCCTGCCCGTCATGCCGGCACCAAGCTGGGTCAACAACCGCATCGAAGCCATAGCGGTCCGGGATGTCCTGCACTACCTGGTAGCGGCCGCCGCCCTCCCGGAGCAACTGAACCGTTCCTTCGACATCGGTTCGCGCGAGGTCCTGAAGTACAAGGAGATGATGAACGAGTACGCCGTGGAACGCGGGCTCCCCCGCCGCCTGGTCATCGCGCTCCCTGTTCCGGCACCCAAGCTTGCCGGGCTTTGGGTTGCACTGGTAACCCCCATTCCGCTGTCCATGTCCCTGCCGTTGGTGCAGTCGCTGCAGCATGACGCAGTGTCGCGGGAGCACGACGTCGACCATTACATTCCGCAGCCCGACGGCGGACTGACGCCTTACCGGCGTGCCGTCGCTTTGGCGCTGGGGAAGGAAAGGGACGGGCAGGTGGAGACCACCTGGGCCAATGCGGGTATCGACGCGGACCCGCTGCCGAGCGACCCCAACTGGGCCGGTTACAAGGTATTCCTGGACGAGCGGACGTTCCACAGCGAAGCCAAACCGGAACACGTATGGACCATCATTGAGGGCATCGGCGGCAAGAACGGCTGGTACTCGCTGCCCTTGGCATGGCGGGTACGCGGTTGGCTGGACAAGCTGCAGGGCGGAGCCGGGCTCCTACGTGGCCGACGGCACCCGAAAAAGCTGAACACAGGTGAGGTGGTGGATTGGTGGCGCGTCGAAGCCATCGACCGCGGGCATTTGCTCCGCCTGCGGGCTGAAATGCGGGCTCCCGGCGGCGCGTGGCTGGAGTTGGGCGTGGAGCCCGACGGCGACGGCAGCCTCTACAAGCAGCGCGCCATCTTCTTCCCCCGCGGGTTGGCGGGCCGGCTGTACTGGTTGGGTGTATACCCGTTCCACGGGTTCATCTTCCCGTCCATGGCCCGCAACATTTCGGCGGCCGCAACAACGCTGCAGGACGCGGGGCAGGAGCAGGGTTCAGGGGTGTCCACCCAGACCCCGTAG